Part of the Microbacterium sp. Clip185 genome is shown below.
CCGTGCGCGTCGAGCACGATGTGCGGCAACGCGACGGGAAGTCGAATCGCGGCAAACCCCCATCGATACGTGCTCGTGCTCCTGCCCGAGCCTGTCGTGCAGGTGTGATTGCCGATCTCCAGCGCGTACCGCTCGCGTCGCCGGAGGATGTCGGTGACGAACGCCGATGACTGCCCCGGCCGCGTGAAGATCATCCCCGGCAGGGCCGGGGCGGACGCATACGGCTCGTAGGTGAACCCGTTGGCCTCGGCGAAGCCGTTCAGTCGGTACGGACGCACGCCCGACCGACGCGACAACGCGCGAACGAGCAGGACGACCCCGATCACCGGCGGAATCGCGTACGGAAGGAGGATCGCGGTCAGAGCCCAATCCCACTCGTCGTCGGCGAAGAACGATCCGTCGATGAACACCACCCACATCGTGAGCAGTGCCAGCGGGAAGACGATGAGCAGCACGACGCGCGTCAGGACGCCGCCCCATCGCGGACGGACGGTCGCCGGGAGCGAGCGTCGGTAGGCGCGGAGCCGTCGACGGTCGATCCGGGCGGTCAATGGGGCGGTGTCGACGCTCACGCGCGCCATCCTAGGGCGGCCGCCCTACGGCGCGTCGACCGCTCGGCGATCACCTCGCGTCGAGGGTGCGCTCACGACCAGGAAGCGGACATCCGCGGGCCCGGGGTTGGCGAAGCGATGCGGGATGCCGGCCGGAACTTCTACGCCTTCGCCCGCCGAGAACTCGACCACTCCGTCCGCCGTGTGCAGATGGGCGCGGCCTTCGAGGGCGTAGAAGAACTGCCGCGCGGCGTCGTGGACGTGCCACTGCTCCCCCGAGCCCGCGGGCACCCGTTCCTCGATGACCGAGAGCCCGGGGTCGTCGACCAGCCGCCATCCGTCGGATACCTGGCCCCAGATGTAGTGCGCGGCGTTCTCGCGGCTGGTCGGCGTGAGCCCCTCCCCCGTCATGAGGC
Proteins encoded:
- a CDS encoding cupin domain-containing protein — encoded protein: MTGEGLTPTSRENAAHYIWGQVSDGWRLVDDPGLSVIEERVPAGSGEQWHVHDAARQFFYALEGRAHLHTADGVVEFSAGEGVEVPAGIPHRFANPGPADVRFLVVSAPSTRGDRRAVDAP